From Bacteroidota bacterium, the proteins below share one genomic window:
- a CDS encoding T9SS type A sorting domain-containing protein: protein MKKQLLLILCAVSLWQFASAQRYSTEIFSDVSVQQNIVYGDNFSVLTGTPTSVQLKMDVYTPVGDVETSRPVVVMLHTGSFLPAIINQTPTGSMRDSAIVEMCSRFARRGYVAISADYRTGWNPQAVGSAGQDIRTGSLLQAVYRSILDIKACVRYIKNDVATANTYGIDTTKIILGGMGSGGYIALAYATIQDTADFNLPKFISSTTNASYGFVAGSSYVNTGLWGDIEGYGGTPGLNNPNNTPGRSTDVAFVFNCGGALGDSSWLRAGDVPMVCFHPVTDPFAPYGDGTVIVPTTGDPVVDVSGSQTIVTRANALGNNDCFLSATFTDPFTAAADLNNNGQDGLFPFLFATPQAGPWEWFDSTTTVQVAIALGLGQAAGTQIYQNAKLTNPDMSKAKGMAYIDTIQGYVNPRMIQCLGLNVGITDLGQLNQQVSVYPNPSAGAFTVDLRQVADAVSYIRVADLTGQIVRDLRPDLSGLNPVDAAGLSKGVYTVRVGFSNGEVVRKVVLQ, encoded by the coding sequence ATGAAAAAACAACTACTTCTGATCTTGTGTGCGGTTTCCCTCTGGCAGTTCGCGTCTGCGCAACGCTACTCAACGGAAATCTTTTCCGATGTTTCTGTACAGCAGAACATCGTTTATGGTGACAACTTCAGTGTTCTCACCGGCACACCTACCAGCGTTCAGCTGAAAATGGACGTGTATACTCCCGTTGGAGACGTCGAAACCAGCCGTCCGGTCGTGGTCATGCTCCACACCGGCAGCTTCCTGCCGGCGATCATCAACCAGACGCCTACCGGTTCGATGCGCGACAGCGCCATCGTGGAAATGTGCAGCCGCTTCGCACGCCGCGGCTATGTGGCCATCTCCGCCGACTACCGTACCGGCTGGAACCCGCAGGCCGTCGGTTCTGCCGGACAGGATATCCGTACCGGTAGCCTGCTCCAGGCTGTTTACCGGAGTATCCTCGATATCAAGGCTTGTGTCCGTTACATCAAGAATGATGTGGCGACCGCCAACACATACGGTATCGATACCACCAAGATCATCCTCGGCGGTATGGGCTCCGGCGGTTATATCGCGCTTGCCTATGCTACCATTCAGGATACGGCCGACTTCAACCTGCCGAAGTTCATCAGCAGCACTACGAATGCGTCCTATGGCTTCGTCGCGGGTTCCAGCTATGTGAACACCGGCCTCTGGGGTGATATCGAAGGCTACGGCGGAACACCCGGCCTCAATAACCCGAACAATACACCCGGTCGTTCGACCGATGTTGCATTCGTCTTCAATTGCGGCGGCGCGCTCGGCGACAGCTCCTGGCTGCGCGCCGGTGACGTACCGATGGTTTGTTTCCATCCGGTAACCGATCCGTTCGCTCCTTATGGAGACGGTACGGTTATCGTTCCGACCACCGGCGACCCGGTTGTCGACGTAAGCGGTAGCCAGACCATCGTTACACGTGCCAATGCCTTGGGTAACAACGATTGCTTCCTTTCCGCTACGTTCACTGATCCTTTCACGGCGGCTGCCGACCTTAACAACAACGGTCAGGATGGACTGTTCCCCTTCCTCTTCGCCACGCCGCAGGCTGGTCCCTGGGAGTGGTTCGATTCAACCACTACTGTTCAGGTTGCCATCGCCCTCGGTCTCGGACAAGCTGCCGGAACGCAGATCTATCAGAACGCCAAACTGACCAACCCGGATATGTCGAAAGCCAAAGGAATGGCCTACATCGACACCATTCAGGGTTACGTCAACCCGCGTATGATCCAGTGTCTCGGCCTAAACGTTGGCATTACCGATCTGGGTCAATTGAATCAGCAGGTTTCGGTTTACCCGAATCCTTCGGCCGGCGCTTTCACCGTCGACCTTCGTCAGGTTGCCGACGCTGTTTCGTACATCCGCGTGGCTGATCTGACCGGACAAATCGTCCGCGATCTTCGTCCGGATCTCAGCGGTCTCAACCCGGTCGATGCCGCCGGACTTTCAAAAGGTGTCTACACCGTACGCGTCGGCTTCTCCAACGGCGAAGTCGTGCGCAAAGTGGTGCTGCAATAA